The following coding sequences are from one Mycoplasma tullyi window:
- the rpmH gene encoding 50S ribosomal protein L34, with protein MKRTYQPNKRKRAKTHGFRARMATASGRAVLAARKRKGRHILTVSDEAR; from the coding sequence ATGAAAAGAACATACCAACCAAATAAAAGAAAAAGAGCTAAAACGCACGGTTTTAGAGCAAGAATGGCAACCGCTTCAGGAAGAGCTGTATTAGCTGCTAGAAAAAGAAAAGGTAGACACATTCTAACCGTTTCAGACGAAGCAAGATAG
- the rnpA gene encoding ribonuclease P protein component, protein MTRENSLKKITNFQSLVKSKNKYYSSNYVIYAEKNRENKIKIGISVPKKLFAKAVTRNKIKRQVRSFFDEFTDWNKSLNILIKVNNVNYLTNSYLAKKKEFFDTYKKVVNKFKTI, encoded by the coding sequence ATGACACGAGAAAATAGTTTAAAAAAAATAACTAATTTTCAAAGTTTAGTTAAGTCTAAAAACAAATATTATTCTAGTAATTACGTCATCTATGCTGAGAAAAACAGAGAGAACAAAATTAAGATTGGGATCTCTGTACCCAAAAAACTTTTTGCTAAAGCAGTAACTAGAAACAAGATCAAACGACAAGTTCGCAGTTTCTTTGACGAGTTTACTGATTGAAACAAAAGTTTAAACATATTAATTAAGGTTAATAATGTTAACTATCTAACCAATAGTTATTTAGCTAAGAAAAAAGAATTTTTTGACACCTATAAAAAGGTTGTCAATAAATTCAAAACCATTTAA
- the argS gene encoding arginine--tRNA ligase, whose protein sequence is MVFKKIKEQIDHALKQLNLPTDAEYLIQQTKNIQFGDFSSNVAMVLSKRVNKIPEEIANQIIEKLNPNEFENITFSKPGFINFYLSNQDKLVVLKRLQQNNYSVEQLPKEKQESINIEFVSANPTGFLHLGHVRNAYTGDVLGNILRAVGHNVTKEYWINDLGNQVSLFALSTIIRYLEKLGINKYELPEDSYHGKEPIFVAEEMVKDFGNNYQDIEIKDNKIVDTNIANELTQYCTNKMLHFIKQDLESIGVKMDVWTSEKAVYQSNTLTDLLNNQLKNHIYEQDGAVWLRTTDGGDDKDRVIFKENKQPTYYGTDIANHYLKYKRGFNRLINVWGADHFGHVLRTTYAAELSGVPKGKFVVVLIEMVKLLKDNKEIKFSKRLGNAISIPDMLEFLSKDASRWFMLNQSWTSGIKIDVDLTNKKDSSNPVYYVQYAHARIHKLLSKAPDIDLSKVDLSLLNSDVERTMINHLASFEHYVHNVATTYEVNKLLNFVYTLTQSFHSWYNSHEILNQKDDIKHTRLLLAKAIKNLINYILTLFGIEAVEQM, encoded by the coding sequence ATGGTTTTTAAAAAAATTAAAGAACAGATTGATCACGCTTTAAAGCAACTGAACTTACCAACAGATGCTGAATATTTAATTCAACAAACTAAGAATATTCAGTTTGGGGATTTTAGTTCAAACGTTGCTATGGTTTTATCTAAACGTGTGAACAAAATTCCTGAAGAGATCGCAAACCAAATAATCGAAAAACTAAATCCTAACGAATTTGAAAATATCACTTTTTCAAAACCAGGATTTATTAATTTCTATTTAAGTAATCAAGATAAACTAGTTGTTCTTAAACGCTTACAACAAAACAATTATTCAGTTGAACAACTACCTAAAGAAAAACAAGAATCAATTAATATTGAATTTGTTTCTGCTAACCCTACAGGTTTCTTACATTTAGGTCATGTAAGAAACGCATACACTGGTGATGTACTAGGTAACATCTTAAGAGCAGTGGGTCATAATGTAACTAAAGAATATTGAATTAATGATTTAGGTAATCAAGTTTCTTTATTTGCTTTATCAACAATAATTAGATATTTAGAAAAATTAGGAATCAATAAATACGAATTACCAGAAGATTCATATCATGGCAAAGAACCTATTTTTGTTGCTGAAGAAATGGTCAAAGATTTTGGTAATAATTACCAAGATATTGAGATTAAAGACAACAAAATTGTTGATACAAACATTGCTAACGAATTAACCCAATACTGTACTAATAAAATGCTTCATTTTATTAAACAAGATCTTGAATCAATTGGGGTTAAGATGGATGTTTGAACTAGTGAAAAAGCAGTTTATCAATCTAATACTTTAACTGATCTATTAAACAATCAATTAAAAAACCATATTTATGAACAAGACGGTGCAGTTTGATTAAGAACCACCGATGGTGGTGATGATAAAGATCGAGTGATCTTTAAGGAAAACAAACAACCGACATATTATGGAACTGATATAGCTAATCACTACTTAAAATATAAACGTGGATTTAATCGATTAATCAACGTTTGAGGTGCTGATCACTTTGGCCATGTTTTAAGAACGACATATGCAGCAGAACTATCCGGAGTTCCTAAAGGTAAATTCGTTGTTGTCTTAATTGAAATGGTTAAATTACTTAAAGACAACAAAGAGATAAAATTCTCTAAACGTTTAGGTAATGCAATTAGTATTCCGGATATGTTAGAGTTTTTATCTAAAGATGCTTCTAGATGATTTATGCTTAATCAATCTTGAACTAGTGGTATCAAGATTGATGTTGATTTAACTAACAAGAAAGATAGTTCTAACCCAGTTTATTATGTGCAATATGCACATGCAAGAATTCATAAGTTATTAAGTAAAGCTCCAGACATAGATTTAAGTAAAGTAGATCTATCATTACTAAACTCTGATGTGGAAAGAACGATGATTAATCATTTAGCTAGCTTTGAACATTATGTTCATAATGTTGCAACAACTTATGAAGTTAATAAACTTTTAAATTTTGTTTATACATTAACTCAAAGTTTTCATAGTTGATACAACTCACACGAAATCTTAAATCAAAAAGATGATATCAAACACACTAGATTGTTATTAGCTAAAGCAATTAAGAATCTAATTAACTATATACTTACTTTATTTGGTATAGAAGCTGTAGAACAGATGTAG
- a CDS encoding GHMP family kinase ATP-binding protein codes for MNHYRSYAKINFYLKIKEYCPEVKKHKLESKIVLVKDLYDDLYLDKSDSTKIEYFDEDNNPLNFDDDILLRTKKYLEKKLNRTFNFKAKVIKRIPTLSGLGSASSNAAILINWIYREFGIANSISYYAIATELGSDIPFFLSSNDCAIIKNFGDEIESSSLDGYEIDRLIFNKQKPSTKKVFELLDLSQIKPENFNDLEQPFFSLFPELLPSFDQLKNNNNIVVLSGAGSSFVVFRKLNKI; via the coding sequence ATGAATCATTATCGAAGTTATGCTAAGATTAATTTTTATTTAAAAATTAAGGAATACTGTCCAGAAGTAAAAAAGCATAAACTTGAATCAAAGATTGTTCTTGTTAAAGATCTTTATGACGATCTTTATTTAGACAAATCTGATAGTACTAAGATTGAATATTTTGATGAAGATAACAATCCTTTAAATTTTGATGATGATATTTTGCTTAGGACTAAGAAGTATTTAGAAAAAAAGTTAAACAGAACTTTTAATTTTAAAGCAAAAGTAATTAAAAGAATTCCGACTTTGTCCGGACTAGGATCGGCTTCAAGCAATGCTGCTATTTTAATCAATTGAATTTATCGAGAATTCGGAATTGCTAACTCTATTAGCTATTACGCAATAGCTACTGAACTAGGAAGTGATATCCCGTTTTTTTTATCTTCAAACGATTGTGCAATCATTAAAAATTTCGGTGATGAAATTGAATCATCTAGTTTAGATGGTTATGAAATAGACAGGCTTATTTTCAATAAACAAAAACCCAGTACAAAAAAGGTTTTTGAATTATTAGATCTTTCTCAAATTAAACCTGAAAATTTTAATGATTTAGAACAACCCTTTTTTAGTTTATTTCCGGAATTATTACCATCATTTGATCAACTAAAAAATAATAACAATATTGTTGTATTATCAGGAGCTGGTAGTTCCTTTGTCGTATTTAGAAAACTCAATAAAATATAA
- a CDS encoding ABC transporter ATP-binding protein gives MFKILFFNTTKSFKLHIFIVPIFLIIESLTTVLVPYFISDLINFGIIGRDKNALTQYSLILLGVAAIGFTFGYLGGRSITIASVEFAKQLRVNIFERYQSFSVKNTDKFEKASVLTRMTTDINFIQQSIQSGRMAIRGMSVFLFALVLMFVTSWKLGVASVAIMPIIITGILLVYRFVIGNYKKLFKQYDQLNNLTKESIAAARVVKSYHQQDNEIQKFNRVAGFIYKNFTKIERITALISPIVLFCIYALAIAIAWIGTNNIVDGQLDIGSLASVFAYAFQMLINLLLLAVVYVTIITAKPSKDRIIEVLTEKIDIKDKKYAIDTVSNYEVEFKDVSFKYVDTNPHHNLDKINIKIKPGQTIGIIGPTGSGKTSIVNLLTRLYECNEGEVLLNNTQLSNYSLKALRDAIGIVPQKSILYSGTIKDNILMGGNYSDEEVEKAITQAQAAEFINKLPNKLDSVVEQNGTNFSGGQRQRICIARAMIRKPKILIFDDSTSALDTKTDALIQSSFNNDFKESSKILISQRVSSIKNADLIYVLNNGHIVASGNHEYLIENSELYREINQSQTEQ, from the coding sequence ATGTTTAAAATTTTATTCTTTAACACTACAAAATCCTTTAAGTTGCACATATTCATTGTGCCAATCTTTCTAATCATAGAAAGCTTGACCACAGTATTAGTGCCTTACTTCATTTCGGATTTAATTAACTTTGGAATCATTGGAAGAGATAAAAACGCACTAACTCAATACTCCTTGATCTTATTGGGTGTTGCAGCTATCGGCTTCACGTTTGGTTATCTAGGAGGCAGATCAATCACAATTGCTTCTGTAGAATTCGCTAAACAATTGCGTGTTAACATCTTTGAAAGATACCAAAGTTTTTCAGTAAAAAACACTGATAAATTTGAAAAAGCAAGCGTTCTAACAAGAATGACAACTGACATTAACTTCATTCAGCAGAGTATCCAATCTGGTCGAATGGCAATAAGGGGAATGTCAGTTTTTTTATTTGCTCTTGTATTGATGTTTGTTACTAGTTGAAAACTAGGAGTTGCTTCAGTAGCAATTATGCCAATAATTATTACTGGAATTTTACTTGTTTATCGTTTTGTAATTGGTAATTACAAAAAACTATTTAAACAATATGATCAGTTAAATAATCTAACTAAAGAATCAATTGCTGCAGCTAGAGTAGTTAAGTCTTATCATCAACAAGATAATGAGATTCAAAAGTTCAATCGAGTAGCTGGTTTTATTTATAAAAACTTCACCAAGATTGAACGAATAACTGCATTAATCTCACCAATCGTTTTATTCTGTATTTATGCATTAGCTATTGCCATTGCTTGAATTGGTACCAACAACATAGTTGATGGCCAATTAGATATCGGAAGCTTAGCTTCAGTATTTGCTTATGCATTCCAAATGCTAATAAACTTATTACTATTAGCTGTTGTTTATGTAACGATTATTACTGCCAAACCTTCTAAAGATCGAATCATTGAAGTGTTAACTGAAAAGATCGATATCAAAGATAAGAAATATGCAATTGATACTGTAAGTAATTACGAAGTTGAATTTAAAGATGTTTCTTTTAAATATGTTGATACCAACCCACACCATAATCTAGATAAGATCAACATCAAGATCAAACCAGGTCAAACGATTGGTATTATCGGACCAACAGGTTCAGGTAAAACCAGTATTGTTAATTTACTTACTAGGTTATATGAATGTAATGAAGGTGAAGTATTGTTAAATAATACTCAACTTAGTAATTACAGTCTTAAAGCACTAAGGGATGCGATTGGAATCGTACCTCAAAAAAGCATTCTTTATTCAGGAACGATTAAAGACAATATCTTGATGGGCGGGAATTATTCTGATGAAGAAGTTGAGAAAGCAATAACTCAAGCCCAAGCTGCTGAATTTATTAATAAATTACCTAATAAATTAGATTCAGTTGTTGAACAAAACGGAACTAATTTTTCTGGTGGTCAGCGACAAAGAATTTGCATTGCTAGAGCAATGATTCGTAAACCAAAGATTTTAATCTTTGATGATTCAACTTCAGCTCTAGATACCAAAACTGATGCATTAATTCAATCTAGTTTTAACAACGATTTTAAAGAATCAAGCAAGATTCTGATCTCACAAAGAGTTTCATCAATAAAAAATGCTGATTTGATTTATGTCCTAAATAATGGTCATATTGTTGCAAGTGGAAACCATGAATATTTAATAGAAAACTCAGAACTATATCGTGAGATTAATCAATCTCAAACAGAGCAATAA
- a CDS encoding DnaA ATPase domain-containing protein yields the protein MKTKLKRFLEEISVYFNEANSELLDAFVHSIDFVFEENDNIYIYFESLYFFNEFKNRLNHLINVENTVDFNDFLSLEWKKIIKENKRISLLDKKEADSLKEKLANLKKQEKYKINPLSKGIKEKYNFNNYLVFEFNTEAVYLAKQIANKTIDQNWNPIIIEGKPGYGKSHLLQAIANERQRLFPEEKICVLSSDDFGSEFLKSVIAPDPTHIESFKSKYKDYDLLMIDDVQIISNRPKTNETFFTIFNSLVDQKKTIVITLDCKIEEIQDKLTARMISRFQKGINVRINKPNKNEIIQIFKQKFKENNLEKYVDDHVIQEISDFDEGDIRKIEGSVATLVFMNQMYGSTKTQDQILKSYIEKVTNRKNLILSKDSKYVFDKIKYHFNVSEEALKSSKRKKEIVQARHICMYILKNVYNKNLSQIGKLLKKDHTTVKHGIDKVEEDLENDPNLKSFLDLFKN from the coding sequence GCCTATACTTTTTCAATGAATTTAAAAATAGATTAAATCATCTAATAAATGTAGAAAATACCGTTGATTTTAACGATTTTTTATCTTTAGAATGAAAAAAGATAATCAAAGAAAATAAAAGAATAAGCTTATTAGATAAAAAAGAAGCTGATTCTTTAAAAGAAAAGTTAGCAAATTTAAAAAAACAAGAAAAGTATAAGATTAATCCGTTATCAAAAGGGATTAAAGAAAAATACAATTTTAATAACTATTTAGTTTTCGAATTCAACACCGAAGCAGTATATTTAGCTAAACAGATTGCAAACAAAACAATCGACCAAAATTGAAATCCCATAATAATAGAAGGAAAACCTGGTTATGGGAAAAGTCACTTGTTACAGGCAATAGCTAACGAACGTCAAAGATTATTCCCTGAAGAAAAGATTTGTGTATTATCTTCTGACGATTTTGGATCCGAATTTTTAAAGTCAGTTATCGCCCCTGATCCAACTCATATCGAAAGCTTTAAATCTAAATATAAAGATTATGATCTGTTAATGATCGATGACGTTCAAATTATTTCAAACCGTCCTAAAACAAATGAAACATTCTTCACAATCTTTAATTCTTTAGTTGATCAAAAAAAGACGATTGTTATAACGTTAGACTGTAAAATTGAAGAAATTCAAGATAAATTAACCGCAAGAATGATTTCAAGATTCCAAAAAGGAATAAATGTAAGAATTAACAAACCTAATAAAAACGAAATCATTCAAATCTTTAAACAAAAATTCAAAGAAAACAATCTAGAAAAATACGTGGACGATCATGTAATTCAAGAGATATCAGATTTTGACGAAGGTGATATTCGTAAAATCGAAGGTTCAGTAGCTACTCTTGTTTTTATGAATCAGATGTATGGTTCTACTAAAACCCAAGATCAGATATTAAAAAGTTATATTGAGAAAGTAACAAACAGGAAGAATTTAATCTTATCAAAAGACTCAAAATATGTGTTTGATAAAATTAAATACCATTTTAATGTTAGTGAAGAAGCCTTAAAATCTTCTAAAAGAAAAAAAGAAATCGTTCAAGCCAGACATATCTGTATGTACATTCTTAAGAATGTATATAACAAAAATCTGAGTCAAATTGGAAAGCTTTTAAAAAAGGATCACACTACAGTTAAACACGGTATAGACAAGGTAGAAGAAGACCTAGAAAACGACCCAAATCTAAAAAGTTTTCTTGATCTTTTCAAGAACTAG
- the yidC gene encoding membrane protein insertase YidC, translating into MSKIHSEITTQSFNPFWNAATLKEKSRIDPNLKKALSYLWKFLKICVFLFLTIIGLWGCTQSYSEPWTVSNPRIGVGLEIGYNYGVTGDYRYDLITSNMGPYFSFSNYQLSYGPFLAWFVWPASQIILPILYQTRVPLTQGIDYGLNTILAILILLFIIRLITIGITLNSTLNTERMSEVQGKIAEINAKYKNANDTQSKKMKQIEVMHIYKKHKIKPAALFVQGFVTIPIFLIVYKMVSLTRPIKATILFGIWDLSVTPGTEIISDISRNWVYIFFVLLVVPMQIVSQWLPQFWATRRNRNAKTTSQKGLEQLKKTRRIQWILIFVFALFPVITPSAVGLYWFLNSIFTILQSYITHVFIIKRRQRTKTLSRLDQILNRELD; encoded by the coding sequence ATGAGTAAAATACATTCTGAGATTACGACCCAGTCGTTTAATCCCTTCTGGAACGCAGCTACTCTAAAAGAGAAGTCAAGAATCGATCCAAATCTTAAAAAAGCTTTATCATACCTATGAAAGTTTTTAAAGATTTGTGTGTTTTTATTCTTGACTATCATCGGTTTATGAGGCTGTACCCAATCTTATTCTGAACCTTGAACAGTATCTAACCCTAGAATTGGTGTTGGTTTAGAGATTGGTTATAACTATGGGGTTACTGGTGATTATCGTTATGATCTAATCACTAGTAATATGGGTCCATATTTTAGCTTTTCAAATTATCAATTATCTTATGGACCGTTTTTAGCTTGATTTGTGTGACCTGCTAGTCAGATTATCTTACCGATCTTGTACCAAACTAGAGTTCCTTTAACTCAAGGAATTGACTACGGTTTAAATACAATCTTAGCGATCTTAATCTTATTGTTTATCATCAGATTAATTACGATTGGGATTACCTTAAACTCAACGCTTAATACTGAACGTATGAGCGAAGTCCAGGGTAAGATTGCTGAAATTAATGCCAAGTATAAAAACGCTAATGACACGCAATCTAAGAAGATGAAGCAAATCGAAGTGATGCACATTTATAAAAAGCATAAGATTAAACCAGCTGCATTATTCGTTCAAGGTTTTGTAACAATCCCGATCTTCTTAATCGTTTATAAGATGGTTTCTTTAACAAGACCAATTAAAGCAACAATCTTATTTGGTATCTGAGACTTATCAGTTACTCCAGGGACTGAAATTATTTCAGATATCAGTCGTAACTGAGTTTATATCTTCTTTGTTTTATTAGTTGTGCCAATGCAAATTGTGTCACAATGATTACCTCAGTTCTGAGCTACTAGACGTAATCGTAATGCGAAAACAACATCTCAAAAAGGATTAGAGCAATTAAAGAAAACAAGAAGAATTCAATGAATTTTAATCTTTGTGTTTGCTCTATTCCCAGTGATCACTCCATCAGCTGTAGGTCTTTATTGATTCTTAAACTCAATCTTTACAATCCTACAATCTTACATAACTCACGTGTTTATTATTAAACGTAGACAAAGAACAAAAACATTATCACGTTTAGACCAGATTCTTAACCGTGAACTCGATTAA
- the rsmA gene encoding 16S rRNA (adenine(1518)-N(6)/adenine(1519)-N(6))-dimethyltransferase RsmA, which yields MINKINKFFKNNEFSPSKQRGQNFLIDQNIINKIVQSVINVNPSKVLEIGPGLGAISEQLIKKYGDDYHAIELDKKLFNHLNEGLLKDHVLHADALDIDWISIFDELGDNPTMVGNLPYNISSKLIKKFILSTYRCAIIMVQKEMGLRLLAKSNSKDYSAFSVLCQYSLNVNKIIEINENSFIPQPKIKSTLLFLEKKDIAFNEGYEKFLKLIFLSRRKTILNNLKTSYDSKLIIESLIKLGFKETTRAQELSPIQLFNLYESLSKLC from the coding sequence ATGATTAATAAGATTAATAAGTTTTTTAAAAATAATGAATTTTCGCCTTCTAAACAAAGAGGGCAAAATTTTTTAATTGATCAAAATATCATTAATAAGATTGTTCAATCAGTGATAAATGTTAATCCTTCTAAGGTTTTAGAGATTGGTCCAGGTCTTGGAGCGATCAGCGAACAATTAATTAAAAAATATGGTGATGATTATCATGCGATTGAACTAGATAAGAAGTTGTTTAATCACCTTAATGAAGGATTATTAAAAGATCATGTTTTGCATGCTGATGCTTTAGATATAGATTGGATATCAATCTTTGATGAATTAGGTGACAATCCTACAATGGTGGGAAATCTACCTTATAACATCTCATCTAAGTTGATTAAGAAGTTTATCTTATCAACTTATCGTTGTGCAATCATCATGGTGCAAAAAGAGATGGGTTTAAGGTTGTTAGCTAAAAGCAATTCCAAGGATTATTCAGCTTTTAGTGTTCTATGTCAATATTCTTTAAATGTTAATAAGATTATTGAGATTAATGAGAATTCTTTTATTCCCCAACCTAAAATAAAATCAACTTTATTGTTTTTAGAGAAAAAAGACATAGCTTTTAATGAAGGTTATGAGAAGTTTTTAAAGTTAATATTTCTATCTAGAAGAAAGACTATCTTAAATAATCTTAAGACTAGTTATGATTCCAAGCTAATAATAGAGAGTTTAATTAAGCTTGGTTTTAAAGAAACAACTAGAGCTCAAGAGTTATCACCAATCCAACTGTTTAACTTATATGAATCATTATCGAAGTTATGCTAA
- a CDS encoding ABC transporter ATP-binding protein: MSTKDPNKTLKNKYFNELIKFIWKNNKWQLLIAFFFIIISSVTLIVVNNFIKDLIDDYITPLLREKATNQPLDFSGLMKYLAIIGSVFISGVISNIIYGQIMAKATHATLFKLRNNMYVHMQGLPIKYFDTTKHGDIMSYYTNDVDTVRNLIVQIIPQTFQSIVQIVVIFGFMLEISVVLTLITVVLLFPMLIFFGVFGKKTRVNFVANQKEIANLNGVIQEYIETQMISNLFNYSDQVIDKFNKANDKQAAIMKKANILASIVFPVMYNYSNVMYIVVAIISVFLFDTYENKPLLGQQITLGVIVSFVALVRAFVGPLANISQNVNFFARSKAGAERIYTMLDENLEKNEGKIILDYIEKDENGNWKVANKWTKQIGWVINGEIKPFQGKVEFKNVNFSYDGKKQVLKNINISSSPGEKIALIGKTGSGKTTIANLISRFYNVSDGEIYFDDIPISSVDINSIRKAVGIVLQSTELFSGSIRDNIAYGNKEAKLEDIIEAAKLANAHDFIMTLPNEYDTYITNNGEGLSQGQKQLLTIARVSLMNPAIMVLDEATSNIDSRTEKVIKESMDKLMQNRTTFAIAHRLSTIKNSNQILVIQEGEIVERGDHAELMAKKGLYESFYHSSFNEEMN; this comes from the coding sequence ATGAGTACTAAAGATCCAAACAAAACTCTAAAGAATAAATACTTCAATGAGCTGATAAAGTTTATTTGAAAAAATAACAAGTGGCAACTACTTATTGCTTTTTTCTTCATCATCATCTCGTCAGTAACCTTAATAGTTGTTAACAACTTTATTAAGGATTTAATTGATGATTATATTACTCCACTATTAAGAGAAAAAGCAACTAATCAACCACTTGATTTTAGTGGTTTAATGAAATATCTAGCCATTATTGGTTCTGTATTTATTTCAGGGGTAATATCAAACATTATCTATGGACAGATAATGGCTAAAGCCACACATGCTACATTATTTAAATTACGTAATAACATGTATGTGCATATGCAAGGGTTGCCTATCAAATATTTTGATACCACCAAACATGGTGACATCATGAGTTATTACACCAACGATGTAGATACCGTACGTAACTTGATTGTGCAAATTATTCCACAAACGTTCCAATCAATAGTGCAGATTGTTGTCATCTTTGGTTTCATGTTAGAAATCAGTGTTGTCTTAACACTTATTACAGTAGTGTTATTATTTCCAATGCTTATCTTTTTTGGCGTTTTTGGTAAGAAGACTAGAGTCAATTTTGTAGCTAATCAAAAAGAGATTGCTAACTTAAATGGCGTAATTCAAGAATACATTGAAACTCAAATGATTTCAAACTTGTTTAATTACTCAGACCAAGTAATTGACAAGTTTAATAAGGCTAATGATAAACAAGCTGCCATTATGAAAAAAGCTAATATCTTAGCTTCAATTGTATTCCCTGTAATGTACAACTACTCAAACGTGATGTACATTGTTGTAGCAATCATCAGTGTCTTTTTATTTGATACTTATGAAAACAAACCATTACTAGGTCAACAAATTACTTTAGGAGTGATCGTTTCATTTGTTGCTTTAGTAAGAGCGTTTGTCGGTCCGTTAGCTAACATCTCTCAAAATGTTAATTTTTTTGCTAGATCAAAAGCTGGCGCTGAAAGAATTTACACAATGTTAGATGAAAATCTTGAAAAAAACGAAGGTAAGATTATTCTTGATTACATTGAAAAAGATGAAAACGGTAATTGAAAAGTTGCTAACAAATGAACTAAACAGATCGGTTGAGTGATTAATGGTGAGATCAAACCATTCCAAGGTAAGGTTGAATTCAAGAATGTTAATTTTTCTTATGATGGTAAAAAACAAGTTCTAAAGAATATTAATATCAGTAGTTCTCCTGGAGAAAAGATTGCCTTAATTGGTAAGACAGGTTCGGGTAAGACTACGATAGCTAACCTAATTAGTCGTTTTTATAACGTTAGTGATGGTGAGATCTATTTTGATGATATTCCGATATCATCTGTTGATATTAACTCCATCCGTAAAGCTGTCGGAATTGTTTTACAATCAACAGAACTATTCTCGGGTTCAATTCGCGATAATATCGCTTATGGTAATAAGGAAGCTAAACTTGAGGATATTATTGAAGCAGCTAAATTAGCTAATGCTCATGATTTCATCATGACTTTACCTAATGAATATGACACTTATATTACTAATAATGGTGAGGGGTTATCTCAAGGTCAAAAACAATTATTAACAATTGCTAGAGTCAGTTTAATGAATCCAGCTATCATGGTGTTGGATGAAGCAACCTCAAACATTGATAGTAGAACTGAAAAAGTAATTAAAGAATCAATGGATAAGTTGATGCAAAACAGAACAACGTTTGCGATCGCTCATAGATTATCAACAATCAAGAACTCAAACCAAATTTTAGTTATCCAAGAAGGTGAGATCGTTGAACGTGGTGATCATGCTGAATTGATGGCTAAAAAAGGTTTATACGAATCGTTCTATCATTCTTCGTTTAACGAAGAGATGAATTAA